In Rodentibacter haemolyticus, the DNA window AATAAGTCTTGCGGTAGCGTTACCTATCTTAGTTTTTGTATCCCCTAAGTTATTAAATTCTGTGGCAAATTTAATTAAGGCACTAAAATGAAGAAAAAAAGCAAAACTACAAGAAATATCAAGTTAGATATTAGTATTAATTTTGATGTTATTGTTTTTTGGTTGTTTATTGCGTTTTGCATACATCATTTTTTCTAAAAGTGCTTTACTCTGCTAAAAAAGTTGAGTAGTATTTACTCAAGGTCTCAAAAGCCTTTTCTCTAAACGGTTATTCACCCCGTCAGTGTGATTTTTTTGTATCCAAAATTTGTGATCTCTTTTCTCTTTCCCACAATTTTAAGATACAAACAACAATGTAAATCAATGATCGGCGGTGCGAGGAATACAACACCGCAAGGAAATAACTCCGCTAGATTTAGAGCTAGTTTTGAGCCGCCGATCACCCTAATTAACTTAGGGGAAACTCCTATCAAAAAGGAAACTCTAAAATGACAAACTTAACTATTCTTTCAAACAAAATCCGTTCTCAAGAAAGTCTTTATTCTCTTAATGATTTACATATAGCGAGTGGTGGTGATATTAAACACGCACCGTATCGTTTTACTCGTCTTGATACTACTCAAGAACTTATTAAAGAGATTGAAAATGAGCGATCACCAGATCTGGTGATCGCACTAAAATCAGTACGTGGAGGTCGCAATCCTGAATTGCAAGGAACGTGGGCTTGCGAAGAACTCGTTCTTTCCTACGCAATGTGGATTAGCCCTAAATTCCACTTAATTGTATTGAGAGCATTTTTAGCAATGCACCGAAACGAGCCGAAACAACTCGCCCTACCCGAACCTGAAAAGAAATTCACTTTTGAATTCACAGAAAGCGACTTACAAGAGATGGCTTGGGATTGGTTCGCTCTAGTCAAATGCGTAGAATTTACAGGCTATCTGATTCCAGCATTAGATGCCATTCAATCCAAATTCGCTCCACAAGCACACAGTATCGTGGCGGAATACGGCTCAATGCTACGCCGTCATCAATCCCTAATCCAAAAGCTAACGGCTCAATTTGAAGTCAAAACTTGGGGCGATGAAAACTGGAACAGAGTGCTACCCACCATTCGGGATAACGATATTCTTAACCCGAGAAAACGGCTACTACGCCACAATTTCTAAACCTTAACCCAAACCGACCGCACTTTTCCCCGTGAAAATCGTGCGGCGGTTTGTTACACCCTAAATAACCCTGAGAAATAGTTTTCTCGGGGTTTTTTATTACCTGAAATTCAATAGGAGGATATGTGAAAACATTAAAAGCAAATTTTTTAGGCTTGGATATTTTAGTGATTAATCATGAAAACAAGCCTTATGTTCCGATGAAACAAATTGCTGAAAATATCGGTTTAGTTTGGCACGCACAATTTGAGCGTTTACAGCGTAATGAAGTTTTATCACAAGGTATTCGTGTAATACGAATACCTTCAAATGGTGGGGAACAAGATGCGGTTTGTTTGCCACTTTACTATCTCAATGGATGGTTATTTGGGGTAAATCCTTCTCGTGTTAAACCTGAAATTAAAGCCAAGCTCATTGAATATCAAAAAGATTGCTACGAAGTGCTATGGGATTATTGGACGTTGGGCGTGGCAAAATGGGAAGATATTCGCCAACAACGTGAAGAATTGGAAGAAAATGAAAGCGTGTCTAAAAAACGCGGCAGTGAAGCTGGAAGAGCACTACAAAAGCGAAAGATGGAAAAGCACAATTATGTAGATAGTGTGCGACGATTAGAAAGAATGGAACAACTGAATTTTGCGTTTTGAATTGACCGCACTTTTATGTGCGTTTTTTTACGGAGCAAAGATGAACGAGATTGAACAACAGATCTTAACCTACGCCAAATCCAAAGAACCGCACGAATGTTGCGGTTTTGTTGTTTTAAAACAAGGGGAAAGCCAACCGCACTTTTTGCCTTGTGAGAATATAGCGGGCAATCCGGTAAACCATTTTGAAATCTCACCGGATGATTATCTAAAAGCGGAAGACTTGGGTGAAGTTTTGGCGCTGGTGCACTCGCACCCGAATGGCAAACCGGTGTTATCTCAAGCGGATTTACAAACGCAGTTATATTGCCAGTTGGATTTTTGGCTGGTGTGTGATGAACAAATTCACCTTTTCCCGAAAATCCCGCTGCTTATCGGGCGTGAATTTCATCACGGCAAAATGGATTGCTACACACTCTACCGTGATTTCTATCGCCTCGCGGGCTATGAAATGGCGCATTACGAACGTGATGATTATTGGTGGGAAGATGGCTTTAACCTCTATCTTGACAACATCGAAAAAGAGGGATTTGAGCGAATAACCGATCCGCAAGAGCTACAAATCGGCGATGTAGTTTTAATTCAGGTTGGGGCAGATGTGCCGAACCACGCGGCGATTTATGTAGGCGATCAAATGGTGTTACACCACGCACCTAAACGTTTATCAAAACGTGATCTTTATGACGGTTACTGGCTTAAACACACCCATAGTATTTGGAGATTTAAACAATGGTCAAGGTTAAATTTTACGGTGCCCTTAAACAGTTTGGCACTGAGTTTGAATTAGAGGCGGAAAATACCGCTGAAATTATTCGTGCGCTGATAACCCAAATCCCCAACCTACGCCATTTTTTACAACGAGGCTTATTTAAAGTGAGGATTGGGAAAGATTATCTTGATAGCCGCTATGTGGAAAAAGGGATGTTCTATCGGTTAAAGGACAACATAACGGTGCATTTTACCCCGGTGCTGAAAGGGGCGAAGAAAGCGGGGTTATTTAACGTTGTTGTCGGTGCAGTTTTAATCGCAGCTTCTTGGTATGCCGGTGGTGCAGCGGGTTGGGCTTATTTAGGAGCGAGTGGATACGGAATGGCAACAATGGCATTTATGGCTGGTGCTTCAATGATTTTGAGCGGTGTGTCACAAATGCTAACAAAAATGCCTGGTTTTGATAGCGGAAGGGGAGATGATAAAGAAAAAAAACAATCTACCTCATTTTCTAACTTGGGAAATTTAGTCGCACAAGGTCGCCCGGTGCCGTTGGCTTATGGGTTAATTCGTACCGGGTCTCTGATAATTTCGCAGGGGGTTGAAACAGTTGATGTAGATGTGAATGAGTCAAAAGATGACAGTGAGAATAATCGCCGTCCGGTAGGTGCTTTTGTAAGGAGATAAATTTATGGGTAAAGGTGGTGGACATACGCCTGTTGAAGCCAAAGAAAGCGGTCGTAGTAAGCAGTTTGTCAAAATCGTTGAAATTATCTCGGAAGGGGAAATTGCAGGTTTAGCCGATGGGATGCGTTCGGTCTATCTTGATAATACGCCGGTTCAAAACACTGACGGCTCTTACAATTTCAATAATCTGGAACTTGAAGGGCGGGTTGGTTCGCAAGCGCAAGGTATTATTTCAGGGTTTAATACCTCTGAAAAAGAAATTTCAGTCAGTACACAAGTGCGAAAAAAAACGGCGATCACCCGTACCGTAACGGATTCTAAAGTGTCACGCTTGCGTTTAACGCTAGGCGTGCAATCGTTATTTAAACAAGAGGATAATGGCGATACCAACGGAACAGCGGTGAATTTAACGGTGTATATTGGCGAGCAGTCTTACCCGATTGCGATTAGTGGTAAATACAGCTCACAATATTTACAACAACACACCTTTGCACGTTTGCCACCTGTGCCTTTTCGGGTGCGAGTTGAGCGCAATACCGATGACAGCACATCACAACGCTTACAGAATAATACGGTGTGGGCGAGTTACACGGAAATTATCGATACCGAATTTACTTACCCGAACACCGCATTAATCGGTGTGCAATTTGATTCGGAGTATTTTTCAAACATCCCTAACCGCACTTATGATGTGAAAGGGATTAAGGTTAAAGTGCCGTCAAATTACAATCCCATCACCCGTCAATATAACGGCTTGTGGGACGGTACGTTTAAAATCGATTGGTCTGATAATCCTGCGTGGGTGCTGTATGATATTGTGACAAACAAACGTTATGGTTTAGGGCAACGTTTGGGGGAATTTGGTGCGGATAAATGGACGTTGTATCAAGTGGCGCAATATTGCGATCAACTTGTGCCGGATGGTTTTGGCAGCAAAGAACCTCGTTTTACTTGTAATGCGTGGATAACAGAGCAGCGTTCCGCTTATGATGTTATCAACGACATTTGCTCCATTTTCAGAGCAATGCCGGTATGGAACGGGACAGGAACTCACCGTGGTAATGGACAGACCTACCGATCCGGTGTGGACCTATACCAACGCCAATGTTGAAAATGGTGAGTTTACCTATGCTTATTCCGCCAAAAAAGCCCGCCATAATGCGATTCAGGTGGAATATGCGGATAAGGATAACGCTTACGAAAAAACCATTGAATACGTCTCTGACGATGAATCCATCAGAAAAAATGGGTTAAATGTCAAAAAAGTGACGGCATTCGGCTGTACCTCACGCGGACAAGCACACCGCACCGGCTTATGGTTGTTGCAAACCGAAAAACTCGAAACCAAAACAGTCACCTTTACTGTGGGTTCAGAAGGGTTAATGCATATACCGGGCGACATTATTAAAGTGGCTGATGTGGATTATGCCGGCACGAATATTGGCGGACGGGTATTAGCCATTAATGGCAAAAAGGTGGAATTAGATCGGGAAATTGAAATCAACGGGCAAAGCTATTTTACTTATATCAATAGTGAAGCCAAACATCAGGACATTAAGATTTTAAACGTCTCAGGTAAAACTATCACCTTAGATCGTGAACCTGTGGGCTTAAACCAATACGGTGTTTGGTCTTTATCAACCCAACAAATCAATTCGCAATTATTCCGCGCATTGACTGTGAAGGAAGAAGAAAAAGGCAAATACACCATCACTGCTCTGCAACACGAACCGCAGAAAGAAGCGATCGTGGATAATGGGGCGAAATTTGAACCGAAAGAAACCACCTTACATCGCTACCCGAAATTGACCCATTTGGATGTCGCCACAGGTTTTGATGGCAAACTCTATATTAAGGCTGAAACCACGGGCGGTGAAGGTGTCGTGACCTACGATATAAAATTGCTCAAAGAGGGTCGTCTCTATCTCTT includes these proteins:
- a CDS encoding P22AR C-terminal domain-containing protein, which gives rise to MTNLTILSNKIRSQESLYSLNDLHIASGGDIKHAPYRFTRLDTTQELIKEIENERSPDLVIALKSVRGGRNPELQGTWACEELVLSYAMWISPKFHLIVLRAFLAMHRNEPKQLALPEPEKKFTFEFTESDLQEMAWDWFALVKCVEFTGYLIPALDAIQSKFAPQAHSIVAEYGSMLRRHQSLIQKLTAQFEVKTWGDENWNRVLPTIRDNDILNPRKRLLRHNF
- a CDS encoding phage antirepressor N-terminal domain-containing protein, yielding MKTLKANFLGLDILVINHENKPYVPMKQIAENIGLVWHAQFERLQRNEVLSQGIRVIRIPSNGGEQDAVCLPLYYLNGWLFGVNPSRVKPEIKAKLIEYQKDCYEVLWDYWTLGVAKWEDIRQQREELEENESVSKKRGSEAGRALQKRKMEKHNYVDSVRRLERMEQLNFAF
- a CDS encoding C40 family peptidase, producing MNEIEQQILTYAKSKEPHECCGFVVLKQGESQPHFLPCENIAGNPVNHFEISPDDYLKAEDLGEVLALVHSHPNGKPVLSQADLQTQLYCQLDFWLVCDEQIHLFPKIPLLIGREFHHGKMDCYTLYRDFYRLAGYEMAHYERDDYWWEDGFNLYLDNIEKEGFERITDPQELQIGDVVLIQVGADVPNHAAIYVGDQMVLHHAPKRLSKRDLYDGYWLKHTHSIWRFKQWSRLNFTVPLNSLALSLN
- a CDS encoding tail assembly protein → MVKVKFYGALKQFGTEFELEAENTAEIIRALITQIPNLRHFLQRGLFKVRIGKDYLDSRYVEKGMFYRLKDNITVHFTPVLKGAKKAGLFNVVVGAVLIAASWYAGGAAGWAYLGASGYGMATMAFMAGASMILSGVSQMLTKMPGFDSGRGDDKEKKQSTSFSNLGNLVAQGRPVPLAYGLIRTGSLIISQGVETVDVDVNESKDDSENNRRPVGAFVRR